DNA from Mycobacterium sp. SMC-8:
GGAGGTGCTGTCGTCGTGGGCGCACGGCGTGGTGTCCACGCTGGCGCGAGAACTCGGATTCCAGGTGCGTGCGGTCACCGCCCCGCTGCCGGGGCTGGCCGCCGCGGCGACCGTCCGGGCCGAGGTCGACCGAGTGCTCGACAGCGCCGAAAGACACCCCGGCGCAATCGGTCTGGTCACCTCACTGGAGCAGGCGCGTCCGACGGTGCTGCTCGACGAAATCGTGTCGCACATCGCGACCCAGGGCCGGCTGGTGGACCCGCGGGTGCGGCGGCTGCGGGCCGAGGATCCGCTGATGGCCTCGACGCTGCAGGCTTACCTGGACGGCTTCGGCGACATCGCCGTCGTCGCCGCGCGCTTACACGTGCACCCGAACACGGTGCGCTACCGCATCCGCCGGGTGGAGAAGCTGCTGCGCACCTCTCTGGACGACCCCGACGAGCGGCTGGTGCTGATCCTGGGCCTGCGCGCGACGGAACGTTCGGCCGCGCCGCCGCCAACGCGGATCGACGCGAACTCGCACGGATAGGACCCGAGTCACCCGGGCCTGCGGCTCGGTCTACGACCCGGCCGGAGAACTGAGCCGCTCGACGGCGGCGGCGATGCGTTCGTCGGTGGCGGTCAGCGCCACCCGTACGTGTCGGGCACCACGCGGGCCGTAGAACTCGCCGGGCGCGACGAGGATGCCCTTGGCCGCCAGCCACGCCACGGTGTCGCGGCACGGCTCGCCGCGGGTGGCCCACAGATACAGCCCGCCCTCGGAGTGGTCGACGGTGAATCCGGCGGACCGCAGCGCGGGCAGCAGCGCGTCGCGGCGGCGCCGGTAACGCGCGCGCTGTTCCAGCTCGTGGGCGTCGTCGTCGAGCGCGGCCACCATCGCCGCCTGGATCGGCGTCGGCACCATCAGGCCGGCGTGCTTGCGCACCGCCAGCAATTCGGCCACCACCGCCGGGTCACCGGCGACGAAACCCGCCCGGTAGCCGGCCAGCGACGACGTCTTCGACAGCGAGTGCACGGCCAGCAACCCGGTGTGGTCACCGTCGCAGACCTCCGGGTGCAGCACCGAGACCGGCTCGGCGTCCCAGCCGAGGCCGAGGTAGCACTCGTCGGAGGCGACCAGCACTCCGCGTTCCCGAGCCCACCCGACGATTTTGCGCAGATGGTCGATTCCGAGGATCTGGCCGGTCGGGTTGCTCGGCGAGTTCAGATACACCAGCGCGGGCACCAACGGGCCCAGCTGGGTCAGGGAATCCGCGCGGACCACCGCCGCACCGGCCAGCAACACCCCCACCTCGTAGGTGGGGTAGGCCAACTCGGGCACCACCACGATGTCGTCGGCGCCGAGGCCGAGCGTCGTGGGCAACCACGCGATCAGTTCCTTGGTCCCGATCGCCGGAAGCACCGCGGCCGGCGAGAGCCCGGTGATCCCGTACCTGCGCTCCAACGCCGACACCGCGGCCCCGCGCAGTGCCGGGGTGCCGTGCGTCGTCGGATATCCCGGCGACGCGCTCGCCGCGGCCAACGCGTCGCGGATGACCGGCGCGACCGGATCGACCGGGGTTCCGACGGACAGGTCGACGATCCCGCCGGGATGTGCCCGGGCGGTCGCTGTCGCGTCAGCCAGGGTGTCCCACGGGAAGACGGGCAGCGACGCCGACTTCCGTGGCCGGCGGGCAGACACGGAGGTCGCTCAGTCCTCGCCCCGCGGGGGCAGGTTCTTGACGGCCGGGGGATCGTTGTCGGTCTGGCCGACCTTCGATGCACCGCCCGGCGAGCCCAGCTCG
Protein-coding regions in this window:
- the dapC gene encoding succinyldiaminopimelate transaminase, giving the protein MSARRPRKSASLPVFPWDTLADATATARAHPGGIVDLSVGTPVDPVAPVIRDALAAASASPGYPTTHGTPALRGAAVSALERRYGITGLSPAAVLPAIGTKELIAWLPTTLGLGADDIVVVPELAYPTYEVGVLLAGAAVVRADSLTQLGPLVPALVYLNSPSNPTGQILGIDHLRKIVGWARERGVLVASDECYLGLGWDAEPVSVLHPEVCDGDHTGLLAVHSLSKTSSLAGYRAGFVAGDPAVVAELLAVRKHAGLMVPTPIQAAMVAALDDDAHELEQRARYRRRRDALLPALRSAGFTVDHSEGGLYLWATRGEPCRDTVAWLAAKGILVAPGEFYGPRGARHVRVALTATDERIAAAVERLSSPAGS